In Rutidosis leptorrhynchoides isolate AG116_Rl617_1_P2 chromosome 6, CSIRO_AGI_Rlap_v1, whole genome shotgun sequence, the DNA window atcttgattagttagtttacattcaaggttgtagttcaatattacttttatatttcatgtatgtgttaaatctaagactttgatgtaactttggttcatcaaaacacttgcaacacttaattgagttgtgctacttatcttagacttacacttgggttatgatggtcaaaacttggtaaatatgatgtaaacacatcaacgagttgtacacttgaagctatatgcatcaaggatgagaaccgtgataagcatcgagtaccaagaaaccccggaacctactgtttattgttactgggtctgatcagtacgacctgggctactgtaaagatgattttcagttagctctgttcgagtagataacttttcatttaggactcatcttaatccgagttacggtttaggatttatggccctcctatcgtcactatgtccttttaacgttgtgctgaaaattctgacctactcgcacttagaccgtcaccacggtcaaacgaagacgattttgcttctggaatttttaccacagctAGAGGACTCATACACGGAGCCATGGCcattggtctcaccttatttcagtaggtatagaggccgtggtgactgaccgaagtcagcctttgttttaaactcttttcatgaacgaaacttactttacaccttttgtttgatgatgaatgatgatgacctttaagacctaatttacatacatttaaacctattgagacgatttactgacttagtactatttgacttaggttgaggactttccggacctacgtacttgcttatttcccgagtcacactttaccgctactttatcattgtgagttatagtatccctttttactttaactattttgggaactgagaatacatgcgcattttacattttacatactaggcacgagtacttaaactttatatatgtgtgggttatacaacggcataaacattccctttagctcggtaacgtttagtcattggtttttgaaccggtgaacgcgaatcttagatatggatccatagggtttgacatccccactcgggctagtagcgctagcatttaacgggtgttttaatacttcgtaaacatacgcacttgccaagtgtactttcaggtggttataaacgttaagttagttaccaagtgcccacggttaaacatatactttatcatactgttttgaaacgctctttgtagcactgaaatctcgtggcctaccttgcaTACtgatatacttaaactatagctcaccaacctttgtgttgacgtttttaagcatgtttttctcaggtgcttaaggttagctacttccgctgtgtactagtattgccgtagacacccgctgctctagagttatcaccgcatgaattgtttatcttgcattcataactttactacttttgaactttgatttgtaacgacctaagggtcacgtactattattacttgcttccgttcatagaagcatacttttggatgtaaaacatttgacgttgtttatgacgtcaccttttatcatgaatgcaacttgttttgaaaacgcatatagtgtttgaccttgtaatgatcctgttgttgatgattcgtacacgatggttttgtacggggcatcacaacatcCTTTAGAGTTGTTATATCAAATACTTTTAATTATACATATGTAAATATGTACTCTCTTTCGGTCCAATTGTCCCGTTTTGATTTTGAGGTCTTTTCGTTCTAACTTTGACTTTAAATTACTTTTTGTGTGTTATATAATACTTAATGATCATTGTACCGGTAAaaatatatctaaaaatcaatatactgatataaagttcatcgaataatatataattcaaataaaaatatttaaaattaaagAAAAGATCAAAGTTAGAACTAATGGACAATTGAACTGTGACGATggagtaatatgtatatgtataatattatgtatatgtatgtatagtaCGTGTCACTCCTATTTTCTAACCTTTTAATAATCAATCACTATCAGACTCACCGAAAAAGAAATTTCAAGCGATAAGAACAATATACAATTTACAACAGTACGTACATTATTAATGTAGATCTCTAAGCTATATCtatctattaaaaatatatatgtcTCTTAGTCTCGTGCAATTCCTATATAACTTATGCAAATTGACAAAAGTATCAATTTTGCCACACATACTTTTGTACACACTTTCAAGCTACGTATAAAAATTAAATGCACCAGCTTGACCATCTAGAAGTGAAGATGAAACTTTAACGAGGAAAAAGTCAACATGACCACACATTATTTATACTCCAATAaatttagctatatatatatatatatatatatatatatatatatatatatatatatatatatatatatatatatatatatatatatatatatatatgcatcactTTTGAATGTTGTGTTCTTATTATATACTCAGGCCACGTTGAATTTTTGCAACTTAACTCTCAAGATCAAGGCATAATATATACACACACTGGATGATTAGCTCGTTTAATTAGTATTTTACATTGCAATTAATGATGATGCCATGGAAATTAATCTAGAATTTAGCTCTTCAAAGATTGTGTCGGATATTCAAGCAAAAAGTTTTGAATGAATTAATTGCCGCTGAAAGAAAGAAAATCTACATTGGATAAAATGGATTACCAACCCGAGAAGTTTCGATGCCAACCCCACAAAAGAAGGAATTGGTTAAGTGCAGGTTTTATATGCTGGACTCTCTCGATTCCTACTTGGCTCGGTGCTAAGTGGTGTATTGTTGAATACTTTGTCGCTGTCGATTTCAGCACTGTATCTCGGCTGTACTCCAACTTGTCTTGGTACAAGTTGTCCCCTCTCCTTGTAGTAAAAGAGAGACGATGGCTTTTTCCTGCAAATTAATCTTTAACCAACCCTTCTTGTATAGCTacatttcatatatgcttattcgaGTTTTTACTTGCAATGTTTTAGTCTTTTCGTGTTCTGTAAATTGATTCTTTGCTTAGAACCACATGTTGTAACCtttgtttatattaataatagttttattggcctttaaaaaaaaaaaaaaaaaaaggatgtaTGGTAAGATTTTTGATAACCAATCCATAaattaagggtgcgtttgataaaactgaatgatttaatgttgaatgattcagaatctgaatggtccagagcctctgaataaggtttgctctgaatgaaaataagttgtttgataatcatttagaatgaacgatatgaactgaccaaaactaccttattaacgtgtGATATCTTTCAAAAAAACGTGTGATatgaataaaaaattcaatatacttATTAGTTAGGTGATCTGGATATGATCCGGGGAAAATAATATAGATAATTtgagctcttaatggttaagagagtgtttcatttctgaatggttcagagctaaattctgaaccattcagcaccatatgtcattcagaggtcagaaacaaacgcactgataGCTGAACGGTTCAGCATTCAgtactgaaccattccattaagagacaAACAAAAGGACCCTAAATCTCAAAAAATTTCACATCAAGAGTCATTCAATATCAAAAAACAAAATAATTTTTAGTAGTTTTTCATATATTTCCTTCTTCATCATCAAGTACAAGAAATAATCACAAAATCCCAAGAAATTGCGTCAGTCTCTCATCTGAACTTCTCTTGAAAACCAAGAATGATCACTCTCCATGCTCTTTTAATCATAACATAACATATCATAATTTCTTAACAACCACATAATTACAACAAATTTTGAATTACCTAATTAACCtagctaataataatagtaagagcTGAGCACATAATAATTTGTTTACTTGCTTTCATCACCATCATGTACCAAGCTAGGTAGCTAGTAGCTTGTGAAGTTTAGTTGCTTCATTTCATCAATCTCATCATGTAATAGAGCTGCATGATTTTTGATCATCAAATTATGACTTTGAATTTGATCTCCGAGAAGGTTAATGTGGCCATGTTCTTGCTTGATTTGATATTGATGCTTTTGATGAAGATCTTCAATGTAACTCCCATTTTCAGAAAAACAATTTTTACTTCCAAACATCATCATTCCTTCTTTCATAGTTGATGCATTATGATAGTAATTATACTGCATTGGACTATTGCACATGCTATGATGCTCATCTTGAAACCCTATTTGATTATAACAGTTACCATTGATATTTTCAATGTTTGAAGTTGTTGGTGTTGGTGATTGAAGATTTGGGATACCACTAGTATAATCATAATCTTTATGAGCAAAAAGAGAGTTTGAAGTGTTGTCAACATTAATGAAGTTAGGAGAGGGACTAAAAGTGTAAAATGATGATGGAGTGTTCAAGAATTGTTGATCAAACGAAGGTGTTAATGATGGTTGTGGTGCTTGCAAGGACATAGATGGAAAAAAAGTTTGTTTTTCTTGATAAACTGGAAACATATTCATAAGCTTTTTCTTTAGTTTTGTGTTCCAATAATTCTTAATATCATTATCTGTCCTTCCTGGTAACTGAGCAGCTATAACAGACCATCTGCATTATATATTATACATTTGTATAAATTAAAGTACAAATTCACATTAACATTTTCCCTAGATAAAAAACCACCCAACTAcacatatatttaataaaaatgctATGATATGCATGCACCCATTGTTGTCAAGATTTTATAAAATCTTTCTCTCAGATTAACTAATCATATTTTTATATGTTATtactattataactatattatatgtGTCTAGTTTTCCACGTGGTGGTGGCCTAAATTATAGATGGAGTTTGTAGATCACATATACTATCATGCATACACATCATAATTGAGTAATGAATATATCTAGCTAGATCTAGTTCATTTGTGTTTTTTGTGATAGTAATAATTGTAAGTACAAAAACAGTAAATAGACAAATAAAGTCCAAAAGATAAGTTTAACCTGCTACCAATGCTAGCATACATGCTGCAAATGATCCTATCTTCATCATCAGAGAATTCACCATGTCTAATATTGGGTCTCAAATAATTTAGCCATCTTAACCTGCAACTCTTCCCACATCTTTTAAGACCTGTTCAAAATTAACAACATCATAAATTTACAACCTTTTTTAGTTTCTTGAAAAATAAAAAACACACAAAAATAGGGTTCTAAACAAAGAAAGTTACCAGCTTTTTGAGGAAGAGCAATCCAATTACCACCAGTACCAAATTTCTCAATAAAGTCTTTGAGTTTTGCATCTTCTTCAGGTGACCAAGGTCCTTTCTTTACATTTGCTTTGTCACAACAAGGGGCTCTCCCCATATCTATATCTATCTCTTATGTATctcactttatttatttttatttttatttttatttttattttcccaCAAGAAATAAATAAATTTCTGTCTTTTTTGGTGAATGGACAAAGATGTTTGGTGGGTATGATGGTTGGCTTTATATGGAGGAAGAGACTTTGAGGGATGAAAGTCAGCAAAGTAAGGATTTTATAAACAACAAGATGACACAAGTCAAACTCAAAAGGAGATTGGATTATTGAACtttgttatattattaatttttatttttatttttattttacttattaaataatcatttccaataaagTTTTAAATGAATTCTGTACTCCAGTTACGTTTGCTTATCTTAACATCTTTTCATAGTTAACTTTGtttatttatttagttaaattTTCGTTTTTTAACCTTTAAGACTTGTGTGGTTTCAAGCTACTTTTCTAGTCCTATTGGTGTAATGTAACAACTTATATATAGATATGATGGACACGTAAATAATAATTGTACTCGCACAAAATCATTCGCTTAAGTTATTTTActgcatttttatttttattttttttaaaaaacacgaCCAACGAAATACGGTAAAAAGTGACCTCACTAATTCTTTAATTAAATTAATACTATCAAATACAACTGTCGGAAATAATAACCTCATTAATTCTCAACAGAAGACCAacaaaatacaataaaataaaaaaataacacaaGAACTAATGTGGAAACTTCAAAACCGAAGAAAAACTACGGTCCTCAAAGAAAGAGTTTCTTTATATCACAAATTGGTACAATATGTCACGTCCAATATACTCTttccgtcccattacaagtgttcacttactttttgcacacagtttttggaaattccactaactttattttctaccaatcagaaatcttctcttcaGAATAATCTCTTCTCATTTGTTGAaatacaaagtggacacttgaaatgaGAAATCCCAAAATAAAAATGTAGACACTTATGGTGAGACGGAGAGAGTAATTGATAAGATTTCTCTAGTTTTAGGTTAGATCTAGGCTTGTAATATGAAGGTATATATATCCATTTTAAATGTGTAATTAGAACTAGGCTTTTGATAGAAACTCGTAGTTACACATCTTATTTCTCACACACAAACATCTAATCCTCTCAACACTTGTAACAAACTCCCTCCATTTTCTTTTCAC includes these proteins:
- the LOC139855894 gene encoding uncharacterized protein, with amino-acid sequence MGRAPCCDKANVKKGPWSPEEDAKLKDFIEKFGTGGNWIALPQKAGLKRCGKSCRLRWLNYLRPNIRHGEFSDDEDRIICSMYASIGSRWSVIAAQLPGRTDNDIKNYWNTKLKKKLMNMFPVYQEKQTFFPSMSLQAPQPSLTPSFDQQFLNTPSSFYTFSPSPNFINVDNTSNSLFAHKDYDYTSGIPNLQSPTPTTSNIENINGNCYNQIGFQDEHHSMCNSPMQYNYYHNASTMKEGMMMFGSKNCFSENGSYIEDLHQKHQYQIKQEHGHINLLGDQIQSHNLMIKNHAALLHDEIDEMKQLNFTSY